A region from the Campylobacter blaseri genome encodes:
- a CDS encoding aspartate/glutamate racemase family protein, whose product MKRIGILGGMGPLATIDLYTKMVELTDAKQDQDNIPIIIDNYPQIPDRTTYILNKGRDPFPYMKESAIRLKNAGCEVICIACNTAHYFADRLTKECGINILHIADITTKAIEKNYPNAKKIAVIATTGTTKAKIYQDKLVKSGYEVVIIPDPLMENIMDCIYKGAKANNLNSYIDVFNNTMDKIEADVYIAACTEIPLFLPYATKKEKFVDATFELAKAAVKFSLEK is encoded by the coding sequence ATGAAAAGAATTGGAATACTAGGAGGCATGGGTCCTCTTGCTACCATTGACCTTTATACCAAAATGGTAGAACTTACAGATGCAAAACAAGATCAAGATAACATACCTATCATAATAGACAATTATCCACAAATTCCAGATAGAACAACTTATATTTTAAATAAAGGTAGAGATCCATTTCCTTATATGAAAGAGTCTGCCATTAGACTTAAAAATGCAGGATGTGAAGTTATTTGTATAGCCTGCAACACGGCTCACTATTTTGCAGATAGACTAACTAAGGAGTGCGGTATTAATATCTTGCATATTGCTGATATAACTACTAAAGCTATAGAAAAAAACTATCCAAATGCAAAAAAAATTGCTGTTATTGCGACAACTGGAACAACAAAGGCTAAAATCTATCAAGATAAGTTAGTTAAAAGTGGCTACGAAGTTGTTATCATACCTGATCCATTGATGGAAAATATTATGGATTGTATATATAAAGGTGCAAAAGCAAATAATCTTAATTCTTATATAGATGTTTTTAATAATACCATGGATAAGATAGAGGCTGATGTATATATAGCAGCTTGTACTGAAATACCTCTATTTTTACCATATGCTACTAAAAAAGAAAAATTTGTTGATGCAACTTTTGAGTTAGCTAAAGCAGCTGTTAAATTTAGCTTAGAAAAGTAA
- a CDS encoding anaerobic C4-dicarboxylate transporter has translation MDIMLILQIIVLFGGIYLGVKLGGMGIGYAGGLGVIILTVFLGMKPGSIPWDVILIIASVISAITAMQVAGGLDYLVQIAERILRNNPKYINYLAPIVTYLLTIFAGTGHTAFSVLPVITEVAKGQNIKPSAPLALAVVSSQVAITASPISAAFVAMTGVCEPLGVSYPILLLICIVTTFAAVILTAFIVNMVYDLDLSKDPVYQDRLAKGMVKEIVVEEQKELLPYAKRSVVIFGIGVLFVVAYALAISDSVKLIDPVRLGRDGAIISFMLTIGAAIVMFCKVDTSKLLGTSTFQSGMNACICVLGIAWLGTTFVSGYIDPIKSVASEVVTKYPYLLAVALYFLSCLLYSQAATTKIMMPAVALAMGMTSPENSGQIWILVASFAAVSGLFVLPTYPTVLGAIAMDDTGTTRVGKYVFNHSFIIPGTIMVAIAVALGFIIAPMLI, from the coding sequence ATGGATATAATGTTAATTTTACAGATTATAGTCCTTTTTGGCGGAATCTATCTAGGTGTTAAACTAGGTGGTATGGGTATAGGTTATGCAGGTGGATTAGGTGTTATTATTTTAACTGTATTTCTTGGAATGAAACCGGGAAGTATTCCTTGGGATGTTATTTTAATCATAGCTTCAGTTATTTCAGCTATTACAGCTATGCAAGTTGCGGGTGGACTTGATTACTTAGTTCAAATTGCCGAAAGAATTTTAAGGAATAATCCAAAATATATAAATTATCTAGCTCCTATAGTCACATATTTATTAACTATATTTGCAGGTACTGGACACACAGCATTTTCTGTACTTCCAGTTATTACAGAAGTTGCTAAGGGTCAGAATATTAAACCTTCAGCACCACTTGCGCTAGCAGTAGTTTCAAGCCAAGTTGCAATTACAGCAAGCCCTATAAGTGCTGCTTTTGTTGCTATGACAGGTGTTTGTGAACCACTGGGAGTTAGCTACCCTATTCTTCTGTTAATATGTATAGTAACTACTTTTGCGGCCGTAATACTTACAGCCTTTATAGTTAATATGGTTTATGATCTAGATTTATCAAAAGATCCTGTTTATCAAGATAGATTAGCAAAAGGAATGGTCAAAGAAATCGTAGTAGAAGAGCAAAAAGAACTTCTTCCTTATGCTAAACGCTCAGTTGTAATTTTTGGAATAGGAGTTCTTTTTGTAGTAGCATATGCTCTTGCTATTTCTGATAGTGTAAAATTAATTGATCCAGTTAGATTAGGCAGAGATGGTGCTATCATAAGCTTTATGCTTACAATAGGTGCAGCAATTGTAATGTTTTGTAAAGTTGATACAAGTAAACTACTTGGAACAAGTACATTTCAAAGCGGTATGAATGCTTGCATTTGTGTTTTAGGTATAGCGTGGCTAGGTACTACTTTTGTTTCAGGCTATATTGATCCTATTAAATCGGTAGCTTCTGAAGTTGTTACAAAATATCCATATTTACTAGCAGTGGCTTTATACTTTTTAAGTTGTCTGTTGTATTCGCAGGCTGCTACTACAAAAATTATGATGCCAGCTGTTGCTCTTGCTATGGGTATGACAAGTCCGGAAAATTCAGGCCAAATTTGGATTTTAGTGGCTTCATTTGCCGCAGTTTCAGGACTATTTGTTCTTCCGACTTATCCAACAGTTTTAGGTGCTATAGCTATGGATGATACTGGTACAACAAGAGTTGGTAAATATGTATTTAATCACTCGTTTATTATACCAGGTACAATAATGGTTGCGATAGCTGTTGCTTTAGGATTTATTATAGCTCCTATGCTTATATAA
- a CDS encoding aspartate ammonia-lyase, translating to MGTRKEHDFIGELEISNDVYYGIQTFRAVDNFHMTGRKIKDYPFFVKAFAQIKKAAALANKEVGVLDAQKADAIAKACDKLIAGEYLDQFVVDMVQGGAGTSTNMNANEVITNIALEIMGHKKGEYKYLHANDHTNLGQSTNDTYPSSIKVATYAKLTDLLKAMELLRDELRKKGSDFKDMIKMGRTELEDAVPTTLGNTFNAFASYIEADIENIKQARELMTSLNMGATAIGTGINCHPDYKFVVEKKLTEITGVEFKPAKDFIAATQDTADFVAVSGALKTAAVRLSKIANDLRLMNSGPRCGLGEIELPKMQPGSSIMPGKVNPVIAEVVGIACYEVMGNDITIMLCSENGEFELNAFEPGIAYAIFNSIIILENATKTLAEKAIRDLKPLPENTLKAVLNSVGIVTAFNPYIGYENSASIAKEALDTGKAVGDIAIERGLLTKDEVDKILDPKSMLNPHMGK from the coding sequence ATGGGAACAAGAAAAGAACACGATTTTATCGGTGAGTTGGAAATAAGTAATGATGTATACTATGGTATACAAACATTTAGAGCTGTAGATAACTTCCATATGACTGGAAGAAAAATCAAAGATTATCCTTTTTTTGTTAAAGCATTTGCTCAAATTAAAAAAGCAGCAGCGCTTGCAAACAAAGAAGTTGGTGTTTTAGATGCACAAAAAGCTGATGCGATAGCTAAAGCTTGCGATAAGTTAATCGCTGGTGAGTATCTTGACCAATTTGTTGTAGACATGGTTCAAGGTGGTGCTGGTACTTCAACAAATATGAACGCAAATGAAGTTATTACAAACATAGCTCTTGAAATTATGGGACATAAAAAAGGAGAGTATAAGTATCTTCATGCAAACGACCATACAAACTTAGGCCAAAGCACAAATGATACGTATCCAAGTTCAATTAAAGTTGCAACTTATGCAAAACTTACAGATTTACTAAAAGCTATGGAACTTCTAAGAGACGAACTTAGAAAAAAAGGGTCTGATTTTAAAGACATGATTAAAATGGGTAGAACAGAGCTTGAAGATGCTGTTCCAACAACTTTAGGTAATACATTCAATGCTTTTGCAAGCTACATTGAAGCAGATATTGAAAATATAAAACAAGCAAGAGAGCTTATGACATCATTAAATATGGGTGCAACAGCAATTGGAACAGGTATTAACTGCCATCCAGATTATAAATTTGTAGTTGAGAAAAAACTTACTGAAATTACAGGTGTTGAGTTTAAACCTGCTAAAGATTTTATAGCTGCTACTCAAGATACAGCTGATTTTGTTGCTGTAAGTGGAGCTTTAAAAACTGCTGCTGTTAGACTTTCAAAAATTGCAAATGACTTAAGACTTATGAACTCAGGTCCAAGATGTGGCTTAGGAGAGATTGAACTACCTAAAATGCAACCAGGAAGTTCAATTATGCCAGGTAAAGTAAACCCTGTTATAGCTGAAGTTGTGGGTATAGCGTGCTATGAAGTTATGGGTAATGATATAACTATAATGCTTTGTTCTGAAAATGGTGAATTTGAACTTAATGCTTTTGAGCCAGGAATTGCCTATGCTATATTTAATTCAATTATCATTCTTGAAAATGCAACAAAAACTCTTGCTGAAAAAGCTATTAGGGATTTAAAACCACTACCAGAGAATACTTTAAAAGCAGTTCTTAACTCAGTTGGTATCGTAACAGCATTTAACCCTTATATCGGGTATGAAAACTCAGCTTCAATAGCTAAAGAAGCTCTTGATACAGGAAAAGCAGTTGGCGATATAGCTATTGAAAGAGGACTATTAACTAAAGATGAAGTTGATAAAATTTTAGATCCAAAAAGCATGCTTAACCCGCATATGGGTAAGTAA
- a CDS encoding AraC family transcriptional regulator codes for MIIFNKKEHSFIVVISIIFLLFLTINYYFNYQLLKENISRYENALFNKVHSKIQDWIYSNFKDVEKISLLLQNENIQDAKEIQPLLHKFQQSSNFPYIILGLDDGSFYISDDDYVTPHNYNLKSREWYNDTLKANKTIASNPYISMRLGLRSVSICTPINLLKKYGVFCGGQPFLFIRNYFKEYKTLYDKNLYLINKNGEILASFGNLNETISFEYINLSNNKYSVFDIKNTNWKLVFERDKEIYTNELNRYLLINLLFYIFCVLIYAATNFIWFRKSSVNFKKLNEQNIYIENVLIKQINGILITCDETFNIVSASLEFDSFYDFKKISNNLSSSINQSKFLTPSQKDALINELLISQNSNKTRYININFNADINSKNYLITITPLGKKSPSSLSILFQDVTNMQDKEKINDSSYNLHIEKLILFIKQNIEDENLCIKKIAKIGGYSKFHLQRIFKDYSNDTLASFIRSLRLRRAKFLLKFSDIKVTEISKKCGFSYNETFTRSFTKKYEISPTLYREAFNKKLQNKLQFKIIKKIEKRIIITYKIENLDFLKSINKNESNDILVLIENGDLNQKLYAIESKDIRSPSFKLNGGDWIKIDLESQNLSPQEAINRSIKSFYDENLYEFKPPQIYYFFNENKNPKFIYINLKR; via the coding sequence TTGATTATTTTTAACAAAAAAGAACATAGCTTTATTGTAGTTATAAGTATTATTTTCTTATTATTTTTAACTATAAATTATTATTTTAATTACCAGCTTTTAAAAGAGAATATAAGTAGGTACGAAAATGCTCTTTTTAATAAGGTCCACTCTAAAATTCAAGACTGGATATATTCAAATTTTAAAGATGTTGAAAAAATATCACTACTTTTACAAAATGAAAACATCCAAGATGCAAAAGAAATTCAACCACTTTTGCATAAATTCCAACAAAGTTCAAATTTTCCATATATAATTTTAGGACTTGATGATGGAAGTTTTTATATATCAGATGATGACTACGTTACCCCACATAACTATAATTTAAAAAGTAGAGAATGGTATAATGACACATTAAAAGCAAACAAAACAATTGCTTCAAATCCATATATTTCTATGAGACTTGGTCTTAGAAGCGTATCCATCTGCACGCCTATAAATTTACTTAAAAAGTATGGCGTTTTCTGTGGCGGACAACCTTTTTTATTTATAAGAAATTATTTCAAAGAGTATAAAACACTATATGATAAAAATTTATATTTAATTAACAAAAATGGTGAAATTTTAGCAAGTTTTGGAAATTTAAATGAAACTATATCTTTTGAATATATCAATTTATCAAATAACAAATATAGTGTTTTTGATATAAAAAACACCAATTGGAAATTAGTTTTTGAAAGAGATAAAGAAATTTATACAAATGAACTAAATAGATATTTATTAATAAATTTATTATTTTACATATTTTGTGTTTTAATTTACGCAGCAACAAACTTTATATGGTTTAGAAAAAGTAGCGTTAATTTCAAAAAACTAAACGAACAAAATATTTATATAGAGAATGTATTGATAAAACAAATAAATGGAATTTTAATAACTTGTGATGAAACTTTTAATATAGTTTCAGCCAGTTTAGAATTTGATAGTTTTTATGACTTTAAAAAAATTAGCAATAATTTATCTAGCTCAATTAATCAAAGTAAATTTTTAACTCCATCACAAAAAGACGCCTTAATAAATGAACTATTAATATCGCAAAATTCAAATAAAACAAGATATATAAATATAAATTTTAATGCAGATATAAATTCTAAAAATTACTTAATTACAATTACACCACTTGGCAAAAAATCACCATCTTCTTTATCTATATTATTTCAAGATGTAACAAATATGCAAGACAAAGAAAAAATAAATGATAGTTCGTACAACCTTCATATTGAAAAACTTATTTTATTTATCAAACAAAACATAGAAGATGAAAATTTATGTATTAAAAAAATTGCAAAAATAGGCGGATACTCTAAATTTCATCTACAAAGAATTTTTAAAGATTATTCAAATGATACTTTAGCATCTTTTATAAGATCCTTGCGACTAAGAAGAGCTAAATTTCTATTAAAATTTAGTGATATAAAGGTAACTGAAATTTCTAAAAAGTGTGGCTTTTCATATAATGAAACTTTTACGAGATCTTTTACAAAAAAATATGAAATTTCCCCTACTCTTTATCGGGAAGCTTTTAATAAGAAATTACAAAATAAACTCCAATTTAAAATAATAAAAAAGATAGAAAAAAGAATTATAATAACCTATAAAATAGAAAATTTAGATTTTTTGAAATCAATAAATAAAAATGAATCTAATGATATTTTAGTGTTAATTGAAAATGGTGATTTAAATCAAAAATTATATGCGATAGAAAGTAAAGATATACGATCTCCATCATTTAAATTAAATGGAGGTGATTGGATAAAAATAGACTTAGAGTCACAAAATTTATCTCCACAAGAAGCAATAAATAGATCCATTAAGTCATTTTATGATGAAAATTTATATGAATTTAAACCTCCTCAAATTTATTATTTTTTTAATGAAAATAAAAATCCAAAATTTATTTATATAAATTTAAAAAGATAG
- the ureC gene encoding urease subunit alpha — MSFKISRKKYGSMYGPTTGDKIRLGDTNIIIEIEKDFAVYGDESQFGGGKSIRDGMNQSSTATHSSGAADLVITNAIILDYTGIYKADIGIIEGKISGIGKSGNPDINDKVDPGLVIGAGTEVISGEGKIVTAGAIDTHIHYLTPQQVDTALSAGTTTMVGGGTGPADGTNATTCTPGPTNITNMLKSFEGFPINVLVLGKGNCSSKEPLIEQIKAGAAGLKIHEDWGATRATIDTCLTVADEYDIGVAIHSDTLNEAGNIEDTLSAIGGRAIHFFHTEGAGGGHAPDQIVAASEPNVLPASTNPTMPYSVNTEDEHLDMVMVCHNLDKNIKEDVAFADSRIRPETIAAEDILHDKGIFSIMSSDSQAMGRVGEVIIRTWQTASKMKDQFGPLEVDKENENDNFRAKRYVSKYTINPAIAQGISEYIGSVEVGKYADLVLWEPKFFGARPKTVIKCGFIMSSQIGDPNGSIPTPQPVIYRRMFAALGKGIQQSCITFVSKLADENGIKENLNLGRIVLPVKNCRNIGKKDMKFNDSMPELSVNPETYEVRIDGELATCEPADNLPLAQLYNLF; from the coding sequence ATGAGTTTCAAAATTTCAAGAAAAAAATACGGATCAATGTATGGACCTACAACAGGTGATAAAATTCGTCTTGGCGATACTAATATAATTATTGAGATTGAAAAAGACTTTGCTGTTTATGGCGATGAGTCTCAATTTGGTGGTGGTAAATCAATTAGAGATGGCATGAATCAATCATCAACAGCCACACACTCTTCTGGAGCTGCTGATTTAGTTATCACAAATGCTATTATTCTAGATTATACAGGGATATATAAAGCAGATATTGGGATAATTGAGGGTAAAATTTCAGGAATTGGAAAAAGTGGAAACCCTGATATAAATGATAAAGTTGATCCTGGTTTAGTGATAGGTGCAGGAACTGAAGTAATTTCAGGTGAGGGTAAAATTGTAACAGCTGGTGCTATTGATACACATATTCACTATTTAACCCCACAGCAAGTTGATACTGCACTTAGCGCTGGAACAACTACAATGGTTGGTGGTGGAACAGGTCCTGCTGATGGAACAAATGCTACCACTTGTACGCCTGGACCAACAAATATAACAAACATGCTTAAATCTTTTGAAGGTTTTCCTATAAATGTTTTGGTTCTTGGAAAGGGAAATTGCTCTAGCAAAGAGCCTTTAATAGAACAGATTAAAGCAGGAGCAGCAGGCCTTAAAATACATGAAGACTGGGGTGCGACAAGAGCTACTATAGATACTTGTTTAACTGTGGCTGATGAGTATGATATAGGTGTTGCTATACATTCAGATACCCTTAATGAGGCAGGAAACATTGAAGATACTCTTTCTGCTATTGGCGGTAGAGCAATTCACTTTTTTCACACTGAAGGGGCAGGTGGAGGACATGCGCCTGATCAAATTGTAGCTGCAAGTGAACCAAATGTCTTGCCTGCTTCAACAAATCCAACTATGCCATATTCAGTAAATACAGAAGATGAACATTTAGATATGGTCATGGTTTGTCACAACTTAGATAAAAATATTAAAGAGGATGTGGCTTTTGCTGATTCAAGAATTCGCCCTGAAACTATAGCTGCTGAAGATATTTTACATGATAAAGGAATTTTTTCTATTATGAGTTCTGATTCTCAAGCCATGGGTAGAGTAGGTGAGGTTATTATTAGAACTTGGCAAACTGCTTCAAAGATGAAAGATCAGTTTGGACCACTAGAGGTTGATAAAGAAAATGAAAATGATAACTTTAGAGCAAAAAGATATGTTTCAAAATACACTATAAACCCAGCTATAGCTCAAGGAATTAGCGAATATATAGGCAGTGTTGAGGTTGGTAAATATGCCGATTTAGTTTTATGGGAGCCTAAATTTTTTGGAGCAAGACCTAAAACGGTAATTAAATGTGGTTTTATTATGTCCTCACAAATCGGAGATCCAAATGGCTCAATTCCTACACCACAACCTGTTATTTATAGAAGAATGTTTGCAGCGCTTGGTAAAGGGATACAACAAAGTTGTATAACTTTTGTATCAAAATTAGCAGATGAAAATGGCATAAAAGAGAACTTAAATTTAGGAAGAATAGTTTTACCTGTAAAAAATTGTAGAAATATAGGTAAAAAAGATATGAAATTTAATGATAGTATGCCAGAGCTAAGTGTCAATCCTGAGACTTATGAGGTTAGAATTGATGGAGAACTTGCAACTTGCGAACCAGCTGATAATCTTCCTCTTGCACAACTATATAATTTATTTTAA
- a CDS encoding urease accessory protein UreD, with translation MTQKLMHSRISELSLEFEMINGVSDIRNMYMTPPLRVMRPFFEDNFTEVMIMSSSPGLLEGDTQIYDFNSKSDTKIKITSQSYEKIHPMSEVGLAKREINIKVEKNATLICKFLPAILYKDSNFKGKANIELEDDSSKLIFIESFAAGRVGRGESFLFRGFKNSIKVKLDKELVFFENNHISPSEIPYKEIGFFEEYDHFTSICMFNFKNTKELNQDIYEILKNEEKKLDIRTGISSTFRGDMQIRILGKTGQDLLQVIDLIINYAENILNKGGK, from the coding sequence ATGACCCAAAAGTTAATGCATTCAAGAATTAGTGAATTATCTTTAGAATTTGAAATGATTAACGGAGTTAGTGATATTAGAAATATGTATATGACTCCACCTTTAAGAGTTATGAGACCATTTTTTGAAGATAATTTTACTGAAGTTATGATTATGAGCTCATCTCCTGGACTTTTAGAAGGAGATACTCAAATTTATGATTTTAACTCTAAAAGTGATACAAAAATCAAAATAACTTCACAATCTTATGAGAAAATTCACCCTATGAGTGAAGTTGGGTTGGCAAAAAGAGAGATTAATATTAAAGTTGAGAAAAATGCAACTTTGATCTGTAAATTTCTACCAGCTATTTTATATAAAGATTCAAATTTTAAAGGCAAAGCCAATATAGAGCTTGAAGACGATAGTTCAAAGCTTATATTTATAGAGTCATTTGCTGCAGGAAGAGTTGGTAGGGGAGAGAGTTTTTTGTTTAGAGGTTTTAAAAACTCTATAAAAGTAAAATTAGACAAAGAACTTGTATTTTTTGAAAATAATCATATATCTCCAAGTGAAATTCCATACAAAGAGATTGGGTTTTTTGAGGAATATGATCATTTTACTAGCATTTGTATGTTTAATTTTAAAAACACAAAAGAGCTAAATCAAGATATTTATGAGATTTTAAAAAATGAGGAAAAAAAACTAGATATCCGTACTGGAATATCTAGTACTTTTAGAGGTGATATGCAAATTAGAATACTTGGTAAAACGGGGCAAGATTTGCTCCAAGTTATTGATTTAATAATAAATTATGCAGAAAACATATTAAACAAAGGAGGCAAATAG
- the ureG gene encoding urease accessory protein UreG produces the protein MKYIKIGVAGPVGCGKTHLIEQLVKEFSKNYSIGVVTNDIYTKEDANFLKNSGVIAGERIRGVETGGCPHTAIRDDVSMNLEAVEDLAKEHPEIDIVFIESGGDNLSATFSPDLADATIFVIDVAEGGDIPRKGGPGITRSDLLIINKIDLAPYVEVDLEKMKFDTIAQRKELPFVMTNLKSGEGLDRVFSWIRKDVLFEDVK, from the coding sequence ATGAAATATATTAAAATTGGAGTTGCAGGTCCTGTTGGATGTGGTAAAACACATTTAATAGAGCAATTAGTTAAAGAGTTTTCAAAAAATTATAGTATTGGAGTTGTAACAAACGATATCTACACAAAAGAGGATGCAAATTTTTTAAAAAACTCAGGCGTTATTGCAGGTGAAAGGATTAGGGGTGTTGAGACAGGTGGTTGTCCACATACTGCGATTAGAGATGATGTTTCTATGAATTTAGAAGCAGTAGAGGATTTAGCCAAAGAACACCCAGAGATTGATATAGTTTTTATAGAAAGTGGCGGAGATAATTTATCAGCTACTTTTTCACCTGATTTAGCAGACGCTACTATATTTGTAATAGATGTTGCAGAGGGCGGTGATATACCTAGAAAAGGTGGTCCAGGTATAACTAGATCGGATCTTTTAATCATAAATAAGATAGATTTAGCCCCTTATGTTGAAGTTGATCTTGAAAAGATGAAATTTGATACCATAGCACAGAGAAAAGAGCTACCTTTTGTAATGACAAATTTAAAAAGTGGTGAAGGTTTAGACAGGGTATTTAGCTGGATTAGAAAAGATGTTTTATTTGAAGATGTAAAATGA
- a CDS encoding urease accessory protein UreF, whose protein sequence is MIIKEIGIKNFIDSTLFIQQINDSQFPIGGYSHSYGLETYIQEEFIKNEDDTKKYLVNYLSSSFLYTDLFSVCLAYNATKKLNEDEIINLCTILRAAKNQKELREASEKLGSRLVKTLFEMSLTFDFDFFKRVNLNLEKKNIPFYHSVAYGAICALAKVDLDYTLSSFSFATASTISINAVKTIPISQMAGQRILFNIKDLIQNIVKRVKELDEEDLGISFPGIEISSMRHEHLYSRLYMS, encoded by the coding sequence ATGATCATTAAGGAGATAGGTATTAAAAATTTTATAGACTCAACGCTATTTATACAGCAAATTAATGATAGTCAATTCCCAATAGGAGGTTATTCACACTCTTATGGTCTTGAAACGTATATACAGGAAGAGTTTATAAAAAACGAAGATGATACAAAAAAATATCTGGTAAATTATCTATCAAGCTCTTTTTTATATACAGATCTTTTTAGTGTGTGTTTAGCTTATAATGCTACAAAGAAACTAAATGAAGACGAGATTATAAATTTATGCACTATTTTAAGAGCAGCAAAAAACCAAAAAGAGCTAAGGGAGGCTTCTGAAAAACTTGGTTCAAGACTTGTTAAAACTCTTTTTGAGATGAGCTTAACATTTGATTTTGATTTTTTTAAGAGAGTAAATTTAAATTTAGAAAAAAAGAATATTCCATTTTATCATAGCGTTGCATATGGTGCTATATGTGCTTTAGCTAAAGTTGATCTAGATTATACTCTTTCAAGTTTTTCCTTTGCAACGGCTTCAACTATCTCTATAAATGCTGTAAAGACTATCCCTATTAGTCAAATGGCAGGACAGAGAATTCTTTTTAATATTAAAGATCTAATACAAAATATAGTAAAAAGAGTAAAAGAGCTAGATGAGGAAGATTTAGGGATCTCTTTTCCAGGTATTGAGATATCTTCTATGCGTCATGAGCATCTTTACTCAAGACTTTATATGTCATAA
- a CDS encoding urease accessory protein UreE — MIINKVLDNEVDSDFSKYKTIYATMPFDHSHKRIQKLKADDGMEFHFMLDEDVRVRGLNHGDIFFRDEKTKTQYAIKIAEILCLVIKVKNSKDRASIGYVIGNRHAKVYFGDNVYELLTPYEKTMEDMLSQIKEVKVSKGHRVLLPEKSLMAILPNSQEPHSHDH; from the coding sequence ATGATAATAAATAAAGTATTAGATAATGAAGTAGATAGTGATTTTTCCAAATATAAGACTATTTATGCAACTATGCCTTTTGATCACTCACATAAAAGAATTCAAAAGCTAAAAGCAGACGATGGCATGGAATTTCACTTTATGCTAGATGAAGATGTTAGAGTTCGTGGGCTAAACCACGGAGATATATTTTTTAGAGATGAAAAAACTAAAACCCAATATGCTATAAAAATTGCAGAAATACTATGTTTAGTTATAAAAGTAAAAAATAGCAAAGATAGAGCAAGCATAGGTTATGTAATAGGCAATAGGCATGCAAAAGTGTATTTTGGAGATAATGTTTATGAGCTTTTAACTCCATATGAAAAGACCATGGAAGATATGCTTTCTCAAATTAAAGAGGTTAAAGTATCAAAAGGGCATAGGGTTTTGCTTCCTGAAAAATCTCTAATGGCTATCTTGCCTAATTCGCAAGAGCCGCATAGTCATGATCATTAA
- a CDS encoding substrate-binding domain-containing protein — MSANQDCTKIYGDGNEEIRLATGSPGELGLLEAIFNDFAKDKDVRLCWIKAGSGKSLELLKDKKIDIAMVHAPKAEKEAIMEDWAKNRTLIGSNEFYIVGDKKDPAEVYTNIAEKKVLFYIRADDSGTHKKELSIWEKAGIEPKGDWYVANKDFMLATLKKSR; from the coding sequence TTGAGTGCAAATCAAGACTGCACCAAAATTTATGGAGATGGCAATGAGGAGATACGCTTAGCTACAGGAAGTCCAGGAGAGCTTGGTTTGTTGGAGGCTATTTTTAACGATTTTGCTAAAGATAAAGATGTGAGATTGTGCTGGATAAAAGCTGGAAGCGGAAAAAGCTTAGAGCTTTTAAAAGATAAAAAAATAGACATTGCAATGGTTCATGCACCTAAAGCGGAAAAAGAAGCGATTATGGAAGATTGGGCAAAAAATAGAACACTAATTGGCTCTAATGAGTTTTATATAGTAGGAGATAAAAAGGACCCAGCAGAGGTTTATACTAACATTGCTGAAAAAAAGGTACTATTTTATATAAGAGCCGATGACTCAGGCACTCATAAAAAAGAGCTTTCAATATGGGAAAAAGCAGGTATAGAACCAAAAGGAGATTGGTATGTGGCAAATAAAGACTTTATGTTAGCTACTCTTAAAAAAAGCAGATGA